Below is a genomic region from Candidatus Omnitrophota bacterium.
TGGATTCGTCAAAGAAAAAACATTCTCGTTAGCCGTAATTTTAAGAGAGGAAGCCTCGCCGTCGAACTCCAGCGCGATCTTCAACGGCGATATCCAATTCCCTAAATTAAACAAGGCGAAATCGGCGCGTCCCCAATATGCCTCCAGGTCATGGTTATGTAAAATCCGCCCTCTCTCGTAACGGTCATCGGTTAAAACCATCAACTCGGCGAACGCCAGCGAATCGCAAGGACTGGGAACGATCTGCAGCGAACGCCTGCGCCCATAAAAGTATCGCCCGGGATGAATGGACAAATCCGCTTCCCGCCGGTCGAACGCTTCCACGCTCGCCTGCAACTCGCCCAGCGCCGCCTGCAGCGTTTCGCGGTTCTCTTTCCGCAGCAGGGATTGAATCCGGATTTCCCGCCGCACCTTGCTTTTCGCCTCGATGACGGCGGTTTGCAGCGAAGTCGTTTTTTCGGGGAATGAAAAATTTCCGATCGCAATCACGATTCTTCTCCTTCCACCAGCGAAAGGCCAATTGGCGGTGATATTTTTACATACGGCCGCAACAGCCCCCACGCCTCTTCGTTCAACTCCTGCGCCAGTTGCATGAGATTGCGCATCCGAGCTCCCCCGTCCAACCGTGCGCCCCCCGCCCGCAATTCGTCGGCGTAGAGTGCGGACGAAATCGCCAGCGAATGAAAAAGATGAGACAGCGCCAGCAACGATTCCGCCCGAATCACGCCGCTTGCCGCCTCGATTTCATCCGTCAAGATCGTACTGGTAAGAATTTCGAAATGCGCTTTAGCCAGGCTTTTTCGTATCCGCTCCGAAGAAACTTCTTGGAAATCGTCCAGAAAGCCTTCTTTCCGCACGTCGTTTTCATTTGCGAATGGCATAGTTTTTACTCCCTAGAGCGTTTCAAGATTAGATAAACATGTTTCTCTGTTTCATCGAGAACCAGTCTTTCGGAAATTTCCCTCGCCCTATGGGAGAGGGCCAGGGTGAGGGGGTAAATCTTCAATGTTTTGGCGTCTACTCAAACTTGAATGGCCTAAAAGAAAGGCCGGGACGGGAGAGGAAACTCCCGTCCCGGCAGGACAAGGATCAGCTGAAGGTCAGATTCAACACTTGGGAGGCGGATGCGATGACTTTGGCGAAACCGGCCACTTCGGAAATCGCTGCGCCTTCGATCTGGCGCCGGATCAACCGCTCGCTTTCGGTCAACACGCCGGTTTCGTAGACTTCTTGCAGGGCGTAACGCCGGTCTAGCCCGATGACTTGGTTATCCGGAACGGACTCGTCGACGATCAACTCCGCGCCGAATATGCGCAGGTTTTCGCCCCGCGTCTGAAAACCTTCGGCGATGGCGGGATCTTTCAACTCGGTGATGTTGAGTATTTTCGACGCGGCGGCTTTGTTGCAGATCATGACGTTGAATTGGTAGGGCGCGAACGAAAGGGCGAACTCCACCAAGTCTTCGTAATCGATGGTCCCGCTCACGTCCACATGGCTGGTGGAAGCCGCATTACCGTTACCGTCTCCGTTAATCAGAACGTTGACGGCGTCCGCGAATTTGTCGCGTTGAATCTGAACGCCGATCGACCGTAAGAAGATCGCTACGATAGACGTCCGCTTACGCCGAATGGCTTCGTACGTTGCTTCCAGATAGCGCCCGTACTTGCTAAGCGTGACGGTATGCTCGGCGGTAACGATTTCGATCTTGGGCAGCGAAGCCCCTTCCGTAACCAGAGCCAGCCGCTTCTCCTCTTCGCTCATCACGGAATCGTCCATGTAGATGCTTTTGTACGTGTTGTCGTCGATTTTGATTCGCGCCGCCAGGATGTTTTTCAGTTTGCTGAAATCTTCGATCCCCGCCCGCACCGACCGCGAAACGAATTCGGGGAAAAGAACAGCGCTCTCCTGCGAAGCGAAGAATCGGTCCACGATGTCGGCGTCGGGACCGTTGACGCGGATTCCCGCCAACGCCAATTGCCGTTCGTAAGCGTCCAGTTCCGCATGGGAGGGGCTGGGATCCAGCGCTTCCAGGTAGCCGCTCAAGTCGAGGCCGCGCTGGCACGCTTCCGCATAGAGTCCTTCATGCAAGCGAAGATTCGCCGCCCGATGCAACTCCACCGGCAGCGAATTGATTTTTTCTTCGGGAATATACATAAGAATTTCTCCTATTTTTTTGCGATTCGAATTTGTAAAACGTTATTTACGAATGAATGACGATGAATCGAGATTGACGCCTACAGCAGCACGTCGCAAAGATCGTTGGCCGCATCGACGGAAATCGTCGTTCCCCGCGCAATGTTTCCACCGGCGGGATCGCCCGTCCCCCCGGCGATCGCCGGAGCCTGATAGACGCATCCCGCGCCATCGACGACGACGCCGTTGCCGAGCGCCGGATCGGTCTTTCCCGCCGCAATGTTCAAGCGAACGACGCCCATGATCTGCACCGTCGCCAATCCTCCCGCCACGTGCTCCACGCGTCCCAATAGCTGCCCGCCGTCGGCGCCGTGGTTGACCGTATTGTTTCCCGCCAAGGCCACGGCGTCGCCGACATTGTCCGCGTCCAAGTCGTAAACTTCTCCGGTCTTGTGAATTTCAAACGTCCCGTAAAGGGCGCCGATTCCATTGTTGTCTACCGTTCTAACCATGATTTTCTCCTAATAAATTTTTGTGTGTTTCGTATCCTCTCTCTCTGGGAGAGGATGAAGGTGAGGGAAATTTAAAAGTGTTCTGATGCAGGGTGGTCTGTAAGTTTTCGTAGGGTGGGCTCAAAGCGAAGCGTAGCCCACCAACGCTCACGCCGGTCTCAACCGGAACGCCGACATATTCGAAGACCTCGGCTCGTCGAACTCCGCCGCTTCCGCCGCCACCGAGGCGGCGCGGTTGGGATAAAGCGCTTGAAATTCTTCCATGACGATTTTGCCCAAGCGCTCGATCTCTTCGGCGGAAGCCGTTTCGTCGGCGAATAACCGCTCCAGGGCGCGCAGCCGTTCCGCGCCGCCGGCATAGTGAACAATGGCGCGCAAGCGCGAGAGGGTCTCTTCTTTCCGCCGCGACAATTCCCGCCGGCCGATTTCCGCCAGACTGGCCAACTCTTGGTTTTTGCCGCTCCATTGCGCTAAGGTCTTTTCCCGTTCGGCCGCTCGTTCTTCGCCGTCCTTCAAGTCCTTCTCCAATTGCAGGCAGCGAAGAGCCAGCCGCCGCGCATCGATAATCGCCGTCATCATTCCTTCCCTGGGATTTGCATTTTCATTTGCGTTCATCGCGCTGATTCCCTCCGCAGGATTGTTTATATTTCTCTACCAATGGAACGAGAGGACGCATTTAGAGGGGATTAATCTATAAGAAGAAGTAAAAAGAGGATAACAAAGGTATGAAAAATCGAACATAAAAAAAGAGCAAGGCCGCATTAACCTTGCTCTTTTCATCATCGCATATTTATAACAGCAGTTAATCTTCTGGGAGCGCGGACGTCCCGTCCGCATTATTTCTCCGTATCATCCATAACCATCCATATAATTCAAAACCTCATTGCCACATCATCCAATCTTCCACACCCGTCGATCCGTCCCCGAATTCCACTGCGTCGAACTCGATCTGCCCGCGAATCTCCCCCGCTGGATTCTGGCTGGTATGAACATTGATGTAAAACCGTTCGCCCAACAGCGCATCGAGTTGGTCCGCCGATAAATCCGCCTCGCCGGAAATCGTATCGAAAGGACCGGACGCGATGGGAATACTCACTCCACCGTTCTCGCCTCTGCCGCCGATGTGAATATGAGAAGCAGAGATATTCTCGATATTCCTGACTGTAACCGTATAACTCAACTTTATAAGGCCTTCGCTCAAAGTCAAACGAGCCTCGCCTGTCGCGCCTGTTGTCGTTGGCGGGGTCGTCTGCGCCCCATCCAGCGCCGACATAAATTGCAGCGGCTTATCCATAATTTGCCCCCGGATTTCGCCCGCGGGATTTTGCTCCGTATGCACGTTGACGTAAAAACGGCCGCTCTTCAAATTCGCCAAATTGTCATCCGTAATTGTAACGCGCCCGCTGGATTTCCCCTGCGTTGGCGCCGTAAGCGGAATAGCAACCGCCCCGTTCTCCCCCGCCGCGCCCAGGTGAATATGAGACGCCGTAACGTTATTCAAATCGAAAACATCCAGGTAATAATCCAGAATTTTTTCCGTTTCATAAACTCGGAATATGGCTATTCCTCTTGCTGTCGTTTCCACTTTTGGATTTACATTCCCTCCCGAAAGATATGCCGCGTGAGCGTTGGGAACGGATAAAGGAACCGGCGTCGCTGTAGGCGTCGGTGTAGGTTCGGCGGCGGGAAACGATTGGGCATCGCCGGGCTTGGTCACTTTCGCCAAAACGCCGGGAGCGGGATTCCCCGGCTTCCAGACGCCGTCCGCATCCTGCAATTCCACCCCATTCGTTGCTCCATCTCCATCCGAATCCACTATCGCCAAAGCCGCGCCCCAAAATGAATCCCCCGCGCCTTGATTGATGAGTTGTTCCACCGCCTTGCCGAATGCGTTGCGCGTTCCCCCTCCGCCAGGATTGACATGGCAATTGGCGCATTGGTTCGCATTACCGTTGGGAATCAAATTGACTCGGTAACTGCGCGCATAACTATCTAATGAACATAGACTTAATGAAAGTAATACAACAACGCGGATACTCACGAAAGAAACCATTTTCCTCATCGTTGCGCTTCTCCTTTTTGAATAAAATTATTTTAGATATTTTATAAA
It encodes:
- a CDS encoding phage major capsid protein, whose amino-acid sequence is MYIPEEKINSLPVELHRAANLRLHEGLYAEACQRGLDLSGYLEALDPSPSHAELDAYERQLALAGIRVNGPDADIVDRFFASQESAVLFPEFVSRSVRAGIEDFSKLKNILAARIKIDDNTYKSIYMDDSVMSEEEKRLALVTEGASLPKIEIVTAEHTVTLSKYGRYLEATYEAIRRKRTSIVAIFLRSIGVQIQRDKFADAVNVLINGDGNGNAASTSHVDVSGTIDYEDLVEFALSFAPYQFNVMICNKAAASKILNITELKDPAIAEGFQTRGENLRIFGAELIVDESVPDNQVIGLDRRYALQEVYETGVLTESERLIRRQIEGAAISEVAGFAKVIASASQVLNLTFS
- a CDS encoding CHRD domain-containing protein, with the protein product MSIRVVVLLSLSLCSLDSYARSYRVNLIPNGNANQCANCHVNPGGGGTRNAFGKAVEQLINQGAGDSFWGAALAIVDSDGDGATNGVELQDADGVWKPGNPAPGVLAKVTKPGDAQSFPAAEPTPTPTATPVPLSVPNAHAAYLSGGNVNPKVETTARGIAIFRVYETEKILDYYLDVFDLNNVTASHIHLGAAGENGAVAIPLTAPTQGKSSGRVTITDDNLANLKSGRFYVNVHTEQNPAGEIRGQIMDKPLQFMSALDGAQTTPPTTTGATGEARLTLSEGLIKLSYTVTVRNIENISASHIHIGGRGENGGVSIPIASGPFDTISGEADLSADQLDALLGERFYINVHTSQNPAGEIRGQIEFDAVEFGDGSTGVEDWMMWQ